A section of the Roseomonas marmotae genome encodes:
- a CDS encoding serine hydrolase domain-containing protein, with amino-acid sequence MAAARWSAAAQTAAALIAGWGQGEAPGGAILAFDSREIPVVEAAGLENLATGTAFTADTVVRYASVTKHVLAAMQRRHQDRVGLEDALGAHLPELRAPMADVTVGRALDMTGGLPDLRETLGLLGLTVHTATEAGPLLDFLAGLGALNFPAGTEISYSNTGYRLVEAALARKGLLFEDFLQSEIAAPLGIQWHAPETWFDIVPGLAPGYWMGPRGWQLATAGLHLSASGSLTGSARSLAIWGQAVLADRGPAAGMLAAQAAPRHLLDGRATAYGLGLAHGRLGEVALVGHGGSHAGYKTYFLLAPQPGLGVVVVSNREDPGAYTLALKVMAALLGQEMPPPASLPEGLYAEPGTGHWLAVQGGTASFLGAGEALYQGPDGWAVSLSAHNPMRLRAAEGGIEGEIGHVARHFRPVAADDTLARAQGRWSCPSHHASFDIIGETLGMGIGPARQHAPLRPLGEGRLLVEMQDGPWPKPFSLRFKGDTVALTSHRSRVIRFQRGP; translated from the coding sequence ATGGCCGCCGCCCGCTGGTCCGCCGCCGCCCAGACCGCCGCCGCCCTGATCGCCGGCTGGGGGCAGGGGGAAGCACCGGGCGGCGCCATCCTCGCCTTCGACAGCCGGGAGATCCCGGTCGTCGAGGCGGCGGGGCTGGAGAACCTCGCCACCGGCACGGCCTTCACCGCCGATACGGTGGTGCGCTACGCCTCCGTCACCAAGCATGTCCTGGCCGCCATGCAGCGCCGCCACCAGGACCGCGTGGGGCTGGAGGATGCGCTGGGCGCGCATCTGCCGGAGTTGCGCGCGCCCATGGCCGATGTCACGGTCGGCCGCGCGCTGGACATGACCGGCGGCCTGCCGGATCTGCGGGAGACGCTGGGCCTGCTGGGCCTGACCGTCCATACCGCGACGGAGGCCGGGCCGCTGCTGGACTTCCTGGCCGGGCTGGGCGCCTTGAACTTCCCGGCGGGGACGGAGATCTCCTATTCCAATACCGGCTACCGGCTGGTGGAGGCGGCGCTGGCCCGAAAGGGCCTGCTCTTCGAGGATTTCCTCCAGTCGGAGATTGCCGCCCCCCTCGGCATCCAGTGGCACGCACCGGAGACTTGGTTCGACATCGTCCCCGGCCTCGCCCCCGGCTACTGGATGGGGCCCAGGGGCTGGCAGCTCGCGACGGCCGGGCTGCATCTCTCGGCCTCCGGCAGCCTGACGGGCAGCGCGCGGTCGCTGGCCATCTGGGGACAGGCGGTGCTGGCGGATCGTGGCCCCGCCGCCGGGATGCTGGCGGCGCAGGCGGCGCCGCGCCACCTGCTGGACGGGCGCGCCACCGCCTATGGCCTGGGCCTGGCGCATGGGCGGCTGGGGGAGGTGGCGCTGGTCGGCCATGGCGGCTCCCATGCCGGCTATAAGACCTATTTCCTGCTGGCGCCGCAGCCGGGCCTGGGCGTCGTGGTCGTCTCCAACCGCGAGGACCCCGGTGCCTATACCCTGGCGCTGAAGGTCATGGCCGCGCTGCTGGGGCAGGAGATGCCGCCCCCCGCCAGCCTGCCCGAGGGCCTTTATGCCGAGCCCGGCACCGGCCACTGGCTGGCGGTGCAGGGCGGCACCGCCAGTTTCCTCGGCGCCGGGGAGGCGCTGTACCAGGGCCCGGATGGCTGGGCCGTCTCCCTCTCCGCCCACAACCCCATGCGGCTGCGCGCGGCGGAAGGCGGGATCGAGGGCGAGATCGGCCATGTCGCCCGGCACTTCCGGCCGGTGGCGGCGGATGACACCCTGGCGCGGGCGCAGGGCCGCTGGTCCTGCCCCAGCCACCATGCCAGCTTCGATATCATTGGCGAGACGCTGGGCATGGGCATCGGCCCCGCCCGCCAGCATGCCCCGCTGCGCCCGTTGGGCGAGGGGCGGCTGCTGGTGGAGATGCAGGACGGCCCCTGGCCCAAGCCCTTCAGCCTGCGCTTCAAGGGCGACACGGTGGCGCTCACCAGCCACCGCAGCCGGGTGATCCGCTTCCAGCGCGGCCCCTGA
- a CDS encoding ABC transporter substrate-binding protein, producing MNRRAFLAAASAASLFSYDTLTRAFAATPKNMLVVAQLLDNVTNLDPQENFEAVAAEINTNVYQKLLRPNPDKPEELEGDLAESWTVSDDGRLLTFQLRTDAVFASGTPVTAEDVAFSLGRAVKLNKAPAFIINQFGFTPDNVDERIRATGPHSLTVALDGKSSPAFVLYCLSSNVGSVVDKKLVLSHAQGDDLGNGWLKSNSAGSGDWILRSWKPSESAILEASPAQAKRTNIRRIVLRHVVDPSAQMLLLRNGDADVARNLTTEQLRALQGDPDYTLVRKAAAALVVMQLNTAHPQLAKPQVRQAIKHALDYQGIQQNLASLTHAVHQSFLPLGFPAAVTETPFRKDVARARALMAEAGAEGGFELVMDHYSYQPYNDIAQAMQADLAEIGIRLRLMPGENRQVLTKTRARQHEAALTAWGADYFDPNSNAEAFCVNTDNGPDARNRTLAWRNSWKDDEFTRRAQEALAEPDATKRLALYEQLQRDHMQRSPFVIMLQTTETAACRKGVEGVRLGTLADSNSYADVRKA from the coding sequence ATGAACCGGCGCGCCTTCCTGGCGGCGGCCTCTGCCGCCTCCCTTTTCAGCTATGACACACTGACCCGTGCCTTCGCCGCCACGCCGAAGAACATGCTGGTCGTGGCGCAGTTGTTAGATAACGTTACCAATCTGGACCCGCAGGAAAACTTCGAGGCCGTGGCGGCCGAGATCAATACCAACGTCTATCAGAAGCTGCTGCGCCCGAACCCCGACAAGCCGGAGGAACTGGAAGGCGACCTGGCGGAATCCTGGACCGTCTCCGATGACGGCAGGCTGCTGACCTTCCAGCTGAGGACCGACGCCGTCTTCGCCTCCGGCACGCCGGTGACGGCGGAGGACGTGGCCTTCTCCCTCGGCCGCGCCGTCAAGCTGAACAAGGCGCCGGCCTTCATCATCAACCAGTTCGGCTTCACCCCCGACAATGTCGATGAGCGCATCCGCGCCACCGGCCCGCACAGCCTGACCGTCGCGCTGGACGGCAAGAGCTCGCCCGCCTTCGTGCTCTACTGCCTCTCCTCCAATGTCGGCAGCGTGGTGGACAAGAAGCTCGTCCTCTCCCACGCGCAGGGCGACGATCTCGGCAATGGCTGGCTGAAGTCCAATTCCGCCGGCTCCGGCGACTGGATCCTGCGCTCCTGGAAGCCGAGCGAGAGCGCCATCCTGGAAGCCAGCCCCGCGCAGGCGAAGCGCACCAATATCCGCCGCATCGTGCTGCGGCATGTCGTCGATCCTTCCGCCCAGATGCTGCTGCTGCGCAACGGGGATGCCGATGTGGCGCGCAACCTGACCACCGAGCAGCTGCGCGCCCTGCAGGGCGACCCCGACTACACCCTGGTCCGCAAGGCCGCGGCCGCCCTGGTGGTGATGCAGCTGAACACCGCGCATCCGCAGCTCGCGAAGCCGCAGGTGCGGCAGGCCATCAAGCACGCGCTGGACTACCAGGGCATTCAGCAGAACCTGGCCTCGCTGACCCATGCGGTGCATCAGAGCTTCCTGCCCCTCGGCTTCCCCGCGGCGGTGACGGAGACGCCCTTCCGGAAGGACGTGGCCCGTGCCCGGGCACTGATGGCCGAGGCCGGCGCGGAAGGGGGCTTCGAGCTGGTGATGGACCACTATTCCTACCAGCCCTACAACGACATCGCCCAGGCCATGCAGGCCGACCTGGCCGAGATCGGCATCCGGCTGCGGCTGATGCCCGGCGAGAACCGGCAGGTGCTGACCAAGACCCGTGCCCGGCAGCATGAGGCGGCGCTGACCGCCTGGGGCGCCGATTATTTCGACCCCAACAGCAATGCCGAGGCCTTCTGCGTCAATACCGACAATGGCCCCGATGCGCGCAACCGCACCCTGGCCTGGCGCAATTCCTGGAAGGACGATGAATTCACCCGCCGCGCCCAGGAAGCGCTCGCGGAACCTGATGCCACGAAGCGGCTCGCGCTGTATGAACAGCTGCAGCGCGACCACATGCAGCGGAGTCCCTTCGTGATCATGTTGCAGACCACCGAGACCGCCGCCTGCCGCAAGGGCGTGGAGGGCGTGCGGCTCGGCACCCTGGCGGATAGCAACTCCTACGCCGACGTGCGGAAGGCCTGA
- a CDS encoding THUMP domain-containing class I SAM-dependent RNA methyltransferase → MTRDTGFEIFLATAPGLEPVLCDEVRGKGFRQPKPVPGGVVIRGGWPEVWRANLWVRGAGRVLARLDSFRVVHLAQLDSRARRVPWGDVLRADLPFRVEASCAGSRIYHSGAAAERIETAIRETLGAPSSPEAGVTVMARIENDICTISVDTSGEPLHKRGYKEAVNAAPMRETMASLFLRQCGYDGSEPVYDPMCGSGTFVIEAAEIAARLNPGRARHFAFEQLATFDAETWRHMREVKSARVPAVRFHGSDRDAGAIAMSRANASRAGVAELTDFHQASISEAEPPAGPPGLVIVNPPYGTRIGDKTKLLPLYRALGQTLVSRFRGWRVGIVASEPRLAHATRLPFLPGTAPVPHGGLRVSLFQTGPLA, encoded by the coding sequence ATGACCAGAGACACGGGCTTCGAGATCTTTCTTGCCACCGCCCCGGGGCTGGAGCCGGTGCTCTGCGACGAGGTACGCGGCAAGGGCTTCCGGCAGCCGAAGCCCGTGCCCGGCGGCGTCGTCATCAGGGGCGGCTGGCCGGAGGTCTGGCGGGCGAATCTCTGGGTCCGCGGCGCCGGGCGCGTGCTGGCGCGCCTGGATTCCTTCCGCGTCGTGCATCTCGCGCAGCTCGACAGCCGCGCGCGCCGCGTGCCCTGGGGTGATGTCCTGCGCGCGGACCTGCCCTTCCGGGTGGAGGCCTCCTGCGCCGGGTCGCGCATCTACCACAGCGGCGCCGCGGCCGAGCGGATCGAGACCGCCATCCGCGAGACCCTGGGCGCGCCTTCCTCGCCGGAGGCCGGGGTCACCGTGATGGCGCGGATCGAGAACGACATCTGCACCATCAGCGTCGATACCTCGGGCGAGCCGCTGCACAAGCGCGGCTACAAGGAAGCCGTCAACGCGGCGCCCATGCGGGAGACCATGGCGTCGCTCTTCCTGCGGCAATGCGGCTATGACGGCAGCGAGCCGGTCTATGACCCGATGTGCGGCTCCGGCACCTTCGTCATCGAGGCGGCGGAGATCGCGGCGCGGCTCAATCCCGGCCGCGCCCGCCATTTCGCCTTCGAGCAGCTCGCGACTTTCGATGCCGAGACCTGGCGGCACATGCGCGAGGTGAAGAGCGCCCGCGTGCCGGCGGTGCGCTTCCATGGCAGCGACCGCGATGCCGGCGCCATCGCCATGAGCCGCGCCAATGCCAGCCGTGCGGGAGTCGCGGAGCTCACCGATTTCCATCAGGCCAGCATCAGCGAGGCGGAGCCGCCCGCCGGCCCGCCGGGGCTGGTCATCGTCAACCCGCCCTATGGCACCCGCATCGGCGACAAGACGAAGCTGCTGCCCCTCTACCGCGCCCTCGGGCAGACGCTCGTCAGCCGCTTCCGTGGCTGGCGCGTCGGCATCGTCGCCAGCGAGCCCCGGCTGGCCCATGCGACGCGGCTGCCCTTCCTGCCCGGCACCGCCCCCGTCCCGCATGGCGGGCTGCGCGTGTCCCTGTTCCAGACCGGGCCCCTGGCCTGA
- a CDS encoding phospholipase D family protein, with protein sequence MSIALQPPALAPPAPVAAAAGPRASALDGLVEQALAQAGARTGVSLIPLGLGAFMSRASIARAAGRTLDLQYYTWMEDITGRLMAREALHAADRGVRVRLLLDDSYALTGEALLATLSAHPRIEVRLFNTRRFRFLGQVGLALEFALGGWHLNHRMHNKCWVADGKVALVGGRNISDAYFDAAGDFNFRDLDLLIAGEAASQAQAVFDSYWSSSLAVPVEQFRAGRDLSEAALAAVRARLEDTPREETARPYLKELARTRASLSEVALLPADGAVRVLADPPAKAKGRGVAGCMAPAIADALLAARREALVVSPYFVPGEGGLELFETLVRRGVKVTVVTNSLAATDVVAVHAGYARYRPRLLALGVTLFELKRTTKRNGGVFGSKGASLHTKALAVDGEHVFVGSFNLDPRSARLNTEMGAFVHHGVLARQIHAEHRRLTEPDRSYRVWKRGRKLFWTDDETTTPHEPEAPLARRILARAVEWLPVEAQL encoded by the coding sequence ATGAGCATCGCCCTCCAGCCCCCTGCTCTCGCGCCGCCGGCCCCGGTGGCCGCCGCGGCCGGGCCGCGCGCATCGGCCCTGGACGGGCTGGTGGAACAGGCCCTGGCGCAGGCGGGGGCGCGCACCGGCGTCAGCCTGATCCCGCTGGGGCTGGGGGCCTTCATGAGCCGCGCCAGCATCGCCCGCGCCGCCGGCCGCACGCTGGACCTGCAATACTACACCTGGATGGAAGACATCACGGGGCGGCTGATGGCGCGCGAGGCGCTGCACGCCGCCGACCGGGGCGTGCGCGTGCGGCTGCTGCTGGACGACAGCTACGCCCTCACGGGCGAGGCGCTGCTGGCCACGCTCTCCGCCCATCCACGGATCGAGGTGCGGCTGTTCAACACCCGCCGCTTCCGCTTCCTGGGCCAGGTCGGGCTGGCGCTGGAATTCGCGCTCGGCGGCTGGCACCTCAACCACCGCATGCACAACAAGTGCTGGGTGGCCGATGGCAAGGTGGCGCTGGTCGGCGGCCGCAACATCTCGGACGCCTATTTCGACGCCGCCGGCGACTTCAACTTCCGTGACCTGGACCTGCTGATCGCCGGGGAGGCCGCCTCCCAGGCCCAGGCGGTGTTCGACAGCTACTGGTCCAGCAGCCTGGCGGTGCCGGTGGAGCAGTTCCGCGCCGGCCGCGACCTGAGCGAGGCCGCGCTGGCCGCCGTGCGGGCCCGGCTGGAGGACACCCCGCGCGAAGAGACCGCGCGCCCCTATCTGAAGGAGCTGGCACGTACCCGCGCCTCCCTGTCCGAGGTCGCGCTGCTGCCGGCGGATGGCGCCGTGCGCGTTCTGGCCGACCCGCCCGCCAAGGCCAAGGGGCGCGGCGTGGCGGGCTGCATGGCCCCGGCCATCGCCGATGCGCTGCTGGCGGCGCGCCGGGAGGCGCTGGTCGTCTCCCCCTATTTCGTGCCGGGCGAGGGCGGGCTGGAACTGTTCGAGACGCTGGTGCGGCGCGGCGTGAAGGTGACGGTGGTCACCAATTCCCTGGCGGCGACCGATGTGGTGGCCGTCCATGCCGGCTATGCCCGCTACCGGCCCCGCCTGCTGGCGCTGGGCGTCACGCTGTTCGAGCTGAAGCGGACCACGAAGCGCAACGGCGGCGTCTTCGGCTCCAAGGGCGCCAGCCTGCATACCAAGGCCCTGGCGGTCGATGGCGAGCATGTCTTCGTCGGCTCCTTCAACCTCGACCCCCGCAGCGCCCGGCTGAACACGGAGATGGGCGCCTTCGTCCACCATGGCGTCCTGGCCCGGCAGATCCATGCCGAGCACCGCCGCCTGACCGAGCCCGACCGCAGCTACCGCGTCTGGAAACGCGGCCGGAAGCTGTTCTGGACGGACGACGAGACCACCACGCCGCATGAGCCGGAGGCGCCGCTGGCGCGGCGGATACTGGCGCGGGCGGTGGAATGGCTGCCGGTGGAGGCGCAGCTCTAG
- a CDS encoding endonuclease/exonuclease/phosphatase family protein: MAAESEHTQKRSRGAPARDAAGSELTVASYNVHKCVGVDRRFDPHRVARVIAEMDPDIVAVQEADKRFGRRVGLLDTDTLRDHGLSLLPISRLPDGHGWHGNALLVRRGSLVRVQRLALPGAEPRGAVIAELELPAGQLRVVAAHFGLLRRCRMRQGAAILEAIARGGPMPTLMMGDLNEWRPGRRSSLRLLEPVFGSLAFGPASFPSRLPVLALDRILGWPRGLVQQVQAHDTPLARVASDHLPLKARLDLSTAAALPAQQIEAVAA; the protein is encoded by the coding sequence ATGGCCGCGGAGTCCGAGCATACCCAGAAGAGGTCCCGCGGAGCGCCCGCCCGGGATGCCGCTGGCAGCGAACTCACCGTCGCGTCTTACAACGTCCATAAATGCGTCGGCGTGGACCGCCGCTTCGATCCGCACCGGGTCGCCCGCGTCATCGCCGAGATGGACCCCGACATCGTCGCGGTGCAGGAGGCCGACAAGCGCTTCGGGCGCCGCGTCGGGCTGCTGGATACCGATACGCTGCGCGACCACGGCCTCTCCCTGCTGCCCATCTCCCGCCTGCCGGATGGCCATGGCTGGCACGGTAATGCCCTGCTGGTGCGGCGCGGCAGCCTGGTGCGGGTGCAGCGCCTGGCCCTGCCGGGCGCCGAGCCGCGCGGCGCCGTGATCGCCGAGCTGGAGCTGCCCGCCGGCCAGCTCCGCGTGGTGGCCGCGCATTTCGGGCTGCTGCGCCGCTGCCGCATGCGCCAGGGCGCCGCCATCCTGGAGGCCATCGCCCGTGGCGGCCCCATGCCCACGCTCATGATGGGCGACCTGAATGAATGGCGTCCGGGCCGCCGCTCCTCCCTCCGGCTGCTGGAGCCGGTCTTCGGCAGCCTGGCCTTCGGTCCCGCCAGCTTCCCCTCCCGCCTGCCGGTCCTGGCGCTGGACCGCATCCTCGGCTGGCCGCGCGGGCTGGTGCAGCAGGTGCAGGCGCATGATACGCCGCTGGCGCGCGTCGCCTCCGACCATCTGCCGCTGAAGGCGCGGCTGGATCTCTCGACCGCCGCCGCCCTGCCGGCCCAGCAGATCGAGGCCGTCGCGGCATGA
- a CDS encoding peptidase domain-containing ABC transporter produces the protein MSGATTAVTALLDRLGGGRGPMPVVIQSEAAECGLACLAMLASHHGQRVDLAAMRRRFATSLKGMSLRDLVGVGGRMGLATRALRLEMADLRKLRLPCILHWDQNHFVVLARLTPRGAVIHDPAIGRRRLSLQEISRRFTGVALEAWPAEGFQKGEERARLSLMAMLRRTVGLGRAMAQVLALSLLMELAVIAMPIAFQLVVDEVVVAGDYDLLTLIALGMVVLLLLEVGSRFARSWAAMIFGSSLVLQWKVSLFDQLMRLPLDFFEKRHVGDIVSRFHSLDQVRDVLTTRAVLALLDGVMAIALLAMMALYGGWLALVALAALALYLALRLAVWRPFRLLSEEAIIHEAQENSHFMESARGMASLKALNLEPRRRAVWINHLVERVGAAMRLEKFGIGYTAAAQALFGLDRILIIWLGARAVLAGQMSVGMLIAFLAFQDQFTSRVNGFVDTLLDLRMLSLHGERLADIALATPEPVGGGEGNPALPAPALARPPAAQAAAAEAAAMALRGIRFRYADNDPEIIAGLSEDIPAGACIGVAGPSGCGKSTLLRIMAGLIPPTSGQVLVDGVPLSTLGPAAHRQRVGCVLQDDRLFAGSIAENIAGFDPNPDEHWLQLVADIAAIHADILRMPMGYATRVGDMGSTLSGGQRQRVVLARALYRRPAILLLDEATSHLDEATEARINDAIRQLPMTRVLIAHRPSSLAVAERVIRLG, from the coding sequence GTGAGCGGCGCCACCACCGCCGTCACCGCCCTGCTGGACCGGCTGGGCGGCGGGCGCGGGCCGATGCCCGTGGTCATCCAGTCCGAGGCCGCCGAATGCGGGCTGGCCTGCCTCGCGATGCTGGCCAGCCATCATGGACAGCGGGTGGATCTGGCGGCCATGCGGCGGCGCTTCGCCACCTCGCTGAAGGGCATGTCGCTGCGGGACCTGGTGGGCGTCGGCGGCCGCATGGGGCTGGCGACGCGCGCCCTGCGGCTGGAGATGGCGGACCTGCGCAAGCTGCGCCTGCCCTGCATCCTGCACTGGGACCAGAACCATTTCGTGGTGCTGGCGCGCCTGACGCCGCGCGGCGCCGTCATCCACGACCCCGCCATCGGCCGCCGGCGGCTCTCCTTGCAGGAAATCTCCCGCCGCTTCACCGGCGTGGCGCTGGAGGCTTGGCCGGCCGAGGGCTTCCAGAAGGGCGAGGAGCGCGCGCGCCTCAGCCTGATGGCCATGCTCCGCCGCACCGTGGGGCTGGGGCGGGCGATGGCGCAGGTGCTGGCGCTCTCCCTGCTGATGGAGCTGGCGGTCATCGCCATGCCCATCGCCTTCCAGCTCGTGGTCGACGAGGTGGTGGTGGCCGGCGACTACGACCTGCTGACGCTGATCGCGCTGGGCATGGTCGTGCTGCTGCTGCTGGAGGTGGGCTCGCGCTTCGCCCGCTCCTGGGCCGCCATGATCTTCGGCTCCAGCCTGGTGCTGCAATGGAAGGTCAGCCTCTTCGACCAGCTGATGCGCCTGCCGCTGGACTTCTTCGAGAAGCGGCATGTGGGCGACATCGTCTCCCGCTTCCATTCGCTGGACCAGGTGCGGGATGTGCTGACGACGCGCGCCGTGCTGGCGCTGCTGGATGGCGTCATGGCCATCGCCCTGCTGGCCATGATGGCGCTCTATGGCGGCTGGCTGGCGCTGGTGGCCCTGGCGGCGCTGGCGCTCTACCTGGCGCTGCGGCTGGCCGTCTGGCGTCCCTTCCGCCTGCTGTCGGAGGAGGCGATCATCCATGAGGCGCAGGAGAATTCCCACTTCATGGAAAGCGCCCGGGGCATGGCGAGCCTGAAGGCGCTGAACCTGGAGCCGCGCCGCCGCGCCGTCTGGATCAACCACCTGGTGGAGCGCGTCGGCGCCGCCATGCGGCTGGAGAAATTCGGCATCGGCTATACCGCCGCCGCCCAGGCGCTGTTCGGGCTGGACCGCATCCTGATCATCTGGCTGGGCGCGCGGGCCGTGCTGGCGGGGCAGATGTCGGTGGGCATGCTGATCGCCTTCCTGGCCTTCCAGGACCAGTTCACCAGCCGGGTGAACGGCTTCGTCGATACCTTGCTGGACCTGCGGATGCTCTCCCTGCACGGGGAGCGGCTGGCCGATATCGCCCTGGCCACGCCCGAGCCGGTGGGGGGAGGGGAGGGCAACCCGGCCCTGCCGGCGCCCGCCCTGGCCCGGCCGCCCGCCGCCCAGGCTGCCGCCGCCGAGGCCGCCGCCATGGCGCTGCGTGGCATCCGCTTCCGCTATGCCGACAACGACCCCGAGATCATCGCCGGGCTGAGCGAGGACATCCCGGCCGGCGCCTGCATCGGCGTCGCCGGCCCCTCGGGCTGCGGCAAGTCCACCCTGCTGCGCATCATGGCCGGGCTGATCCCGCCGACCTCGGGCCAGGTGCTGGTGGATGGCGTCCCGCTCTCCACCCTCGGCCCCGCCGCGCATCGCCAGCGGGTCGGCTGCGTGCTGCAGGACGACCGCCTCTTCGCCGGCTCCATCGCCGAGAACATCGCCGGCTTCGACCCCAACCCCGACGAGCACTGGCTGCAGCTGGTGGCCGATATCGCCGCCATCCACGCCGATATCCTGCGCATGCCCATGGGCTATGCCACCCGCGTCGGCGACATGGGCAGCACCCTCTCGGGCGGGCAGCGGCAGCGGGTGGTGCTGGCCCGCGCGCTCTACCGCCGCCCCGCCATCCTGCTGCTGGACGAGGCCACCAGCCACCTGGACGAGGCGACCGAGGCCCGCATCAACGACGCCATCCGCCAGCTGCCCATGACGAGGGTGCTGATCGCCCACCGCCCCTCCAGCCTGGCCGTGGCCGAGCGGGTGATCCGCCTGGGCTGA
- a CDS encoding HlyD family secretion protein produces MFRRDFQEAQALSWLGQPVLPGHLPLRLMAWGALLLTALLVAFMAFGEYTRRVRVQGVVLPSQGLTRIVAPTIGWVRAQHVAEGESVRQGQVLYDLSLDSTTATGATQEAVLDLLRRRRQALAEERARQGEIDRLEKQGLAIQSADMDREAAQVEQQIRIATENTALLAEMLDRQRSNMQQGLATSRDYEARLQNYIGQQTQLESLKRERLVLAGRISETRNKLAGFDLQAASRAGELERQIIDIDRQLSEAEAKRAITVTAPRGGIVTSIITQAGQTVAAGTPLLTILPDEEPLEAQLLAPSEAIGFVREGDRVLLRYQAYPYQRFGQFPGTVSVISRATLRPEEVEQLISAGAGRQQAPSLYRITVRPDHSFVTAYGRREPLQAGMQLEAHILAESRLLYQWVLDPLYSLRGALSAGGGGGTARREPRA; encoded by the coding sequence TTGTTCCGCCGCGACTTCCAGGAGGCGCAGGCACTGTCCTGGCTGGGGCAGCCCGTGCTGCCCGGCCACCTGCCGCTGCGGCTGATGGCCTGGGGGGCACTGCTGCTCACGGCGCTGCTGGTCGCCTTCATGGCTTTCGGCGAATACACGCGGCGCGTCAGGGTCCAGGGCGTCGTGCTGCCGTCCCAGGGGCTGACGCGCATCGTCGCCCCCACCATCGGCTGGGTGCGCGCCCAGCATGTGGCGGAGGGCGAATCGGTCCGCCAGGGGCAGGTGCTCTATGATCTCAGCCTGGACAGCACCACCGCCACCGGCGCCACCCAGGAAGCGGTGCTGGACCTGCTGCGACGCCGCCGTCAGGCCCTGGCCGAGGAACGTGCCCGCCAGGGCGAGATCGACCGGCTGGAGAAGCAGGGCCTGGCCATCCAGTCCGCCGACATGGACCGCGAGGCGGCGCAGGTGGAGCAGCAGATCCGCATCGCCACCGAGAATACCGCCCTTCTGGCGGAGATGCTGGACCGGCAGAGATCCAACATGCAGCAGGGCCTCGCCACCTCCCGCGACTATGAGGCGCGGCTGCAGAACTACATCGGCCAGCAGACCCAGCTGGAATCCCTCAAGCGCGAGCGCCTCGTGCTCGCCGGCCGCATCTCCGAGACGCGCAACAAGCTCGCCGGCTTCGACCTTCAGGCCGCCTCCCGCGCCGGCGAGCTGGAGCGCCAGATCATCGACATCGACCGCCAGCTGTCGGAGGCCGAGGCGAAGCGGGCCATCACCGTCACCGCGCCGCGCGGGGGCATCGTCACCAGCATCATCACCCAGGCCGGGCAGACGGTGGCGGCCGGCACGCCGCTGCTGACCATCCTGCCGGATGAGGAACCGCTGGAGGCACAGCTGCTGGCGCCCAGCGAGGCCATCGGCTTCGTGCGGGAGGGGGATCGCGTGCTGCTGCGCTACCAGGCCTATCCCTATCAGCGCTTCGGGCAGTTCCCCGGCACCGTCTCCGTCATCTCCCGCGCCACGCTGCGGCCGGAGGAGGTGGAGCAGCTGATCTCGGCCGGCGCGGGGCGGCAGCAGGCGCCCTCGCTCTACCGCATCACCGTACGGCCGGATCATTCCTTCGTCACCGCCTATGGGCGGCGCGAGCCGCTGCAGGCCGGCATGCAACTGGAGGCGCATATCCTGGCCGAATCCCGCCTGCTCTACCAATGGGTGCTCGACCCCCTCTACAGCCTGCGCGGCGCCCTATCGGCCGGCGGCGGTGGCGGCACGGCGCGCCGGGAGCCGCGCGCGTGA